In Kiloniellales bacterium, the genomic stretch GCGAAGGTCCGGAAGTCCAGGCCGTCCGAAACGCCGTCGTCGGAGCGGGAGAGCCAGAAGTCGAGCACCGCCGGGTCGTCGACCGTCGCGGGTCCGAAGTCCCCTTCCCCGAGCTGGGCCAGATAGGCCACCAGAACGGAGAACTTCCGGTGATACTGGGTCGAGACGAGGTGGTCCTTGAGATAGTCGTAGACCTGTCTCGAGAGAGCGTTGGCCGCGTCGGACACGGCCGCCGCCGTCGGTCCGCGGGACAGCATCTCCTGCCAGACCTCGTCCAGCGCGCCGTAGCCGAGGGCGGTCATCAGGAACTCGACCATGGCCGACAGGAAGGGCATGCGCGCATAGGTGATCGCGAAGCCGCCATCGGCATAGGCGATCTCGACCTTGACGCGATCGGCGGAGACCCGGGGCGCGGCCTCGGCCTGGCCGAAGAGCTCCCGGTCGATGTAGGCGCGAAAGCCGGCGGTGCTGGCCGGACCGCTGTCCCAGAAGAAGGCCTCGTAGCGCCTCGGGCTCTTGGCGCAGGCCTCCGCGACCGTGATCAGATGGCAGAGCTCGTGCATCGCCGGCGCATAGGCGCGGCAGACCACGGTCTGCGCCAGCTTGCGGCTGACGCGCTCCGAGAACTTGGGCGTGCCGAAGGCCTCGGTATCCGCCACGGTCTGCAGCGTAGCCGACAGTTCCGGGCTGCCGCCCGCCACCAGATCCAACTGTTCGACCACAGCTCGTTTCACCTCAAGCCAACCCTCCGGCCAGTTGCCGCCGGTACTTCTTCTCGAGCCGCTGGACCCGGGCGACGTACTTTCGAGTCGCCGGGATGATCCTGGCGTTGGGCCAGACGCCGACCGCCGAGCCGCCATTATAGTACGAAAGCGCGAAATCCACCCGTCCCCGGTAGCGCCGGATCAGCCGGCCGAGGAAGTGGAGCCCGAGCCGAACGTTGATCCGCGGGTCCCAGAGCATGTCCGGATCTATCCCGTACTCGCCCACGGCGGTTGCGGGCATGATCTGCATTACGCCCCGCGCCCCGGCCGAGCTTTCCGCCAGCGGGTCGAAATAGGATTCGGCGTGCGCGACCGCCAGTGCGAGCGGAACCGACATCCCCATGTCCATGGCTTCCGTGGCGACCAATGCCTTGATCTTCGACCGCGGATAGTGCCGCTTCCTGCTCCTCCCGGCCAGTGCGCCGTTACTGCAGCCGCCCAGAAACAGCAAGGCGCCCGCGAAGCCGAAAAAGGCCCGTCTGCCCAGATCCTCTCCGTCCGTCATGCCCTCAAGTGCTCCCTATCCGCCCGACCCGAGCAACATCGGCGCAAAGTCATCCAAATGGCGCCTCGCTTGGCGCCGGCGCGCCTCGATGCTACCCGCGAAGTCGTCGTCGTTGATGGATGTCTCCAGGCGCGAGCGGTCCGGAGACCGCCGCTCCGAGTTCGCCGAGTAGGGCGCGCGGATCATGGCGATCGCGCTCTTCCGGCTCCTCAGTTCGCCGACCCAGGACTTGGCTTGCGCCCGGTATTGGCGCTGCAGGCGCAGCACCTTGTTGACGTAGCCGCGGGTGGCGGGAATGACCCGCGGGTTGTCCGGGTGGCCCACCGCGGACCCACCGTTGTAGTGCGACAGGGCGATGTCCCAGCGCCCCTTGTAGCGCCGGATCAGGCTGGCCAGGAAATCGATCCCGAGTTGAACGTTCAGCCGCGCGTCCCACAGCTCGTCCGCGCGCACGCCGTAGATGTCCTTCGCCGTCCTCGGCATGATCTGCATCACGCCGCGGGCACCGGCGGAACTCTTGGCCATGGCCGTGAAATTCGACTCCGCCTTGGCGACCGCCATGGCGAGAGACGGCGGGAACCCGGCGCGCAGAGACTCCTCGACCACGATGCGCTTCACCTGGGCCCGGGTCGCGGCTTCCGCCGACGGAACGGCGAGGGCCGCGCAGACGACCGCGAGGCCGGCCCCCAGCGAATGGCGCAACGAACGGCGCATCAGGGCCTCGCTCCGCCCGTCGCGTCATAGCGCGCCAGGGCTGCAAGCCAGGCCTCGTCCAGGGTCGAGACCACGAGGCGCTCCGACTTCACCCGCGAGCGGGCGCTCATGGCCTCCGCGAGCGGCACGTCGGGAGCGAACGCGAGGACGACCCGGCGCGCCTGATCGAGCGCGCCAGGATCGACGGCCTGCAGTTTGGAGTCGAGGAAACCGCCGTTGTGGTAGACTAGGATCACGTCCCGTGGGTCAACGTCGGTCGCCCCCTGCTCGGCCGCCTCCGATACGGGCGGCGCCAGCACGGCGGCCGTCGTGGCGCTATCCGCTTCGCGCCCGGCCCCCATGGATACCAGCGCCAACACCAGAAGGCTGAAGAAGCCCATTGCCAACGCGAGGGCGATTTCGGTCATCGCGTTGCCCTGACTGCCGTCGTACATGGTCCGCCTCGTCGTGCTGGAACGCCGCGCGCTGCGGCTTACCCGCAGTTATGGAAGGCTCAAGGCGGATTTTCCGGCCGCAATCGAGCTGTAACAGGCGGAATTGTCGGAGAAAGTGCGGCGCTGGGCCACGGGGCACGCAGCGAGGCGAGATCGTTAACCTGGGAACAGGAGAGCGGCGCGCGAGACCGGTGATCCGGCCGGCGGCGTGGCTGAGGGGACCTACTTGACGATCTTCCAGGTCCCGTCGGACTGCAGGCAGGCCTTGCCGTAGCCGGACTCTTCCTTCCCGCCGATCCGCAGATTCTGCTGGAACTCCCGGCAGTAGGTCCCGTCCGAGCGGTACACCCGGGATTTCCAGCCGTCTCCGACCAGGGCGCGGCTGGAGGGCTTCGGCATCCCGGCGTTGGCCTTGTCGAAGGCGATCTTGCGGCGCAGGCTCATGGTCAGGGCCGCCGAGGGCCGGCCCGTGACGTTGAGTCCGTTGTCGAGCTGATACTCCCGGATAGCCGCCTTGGTGCGGGACCCGAAGATGCCGTCGACCGGTCCTGGGTCGTAGCCCAGCTTGAGCAGGCCGGCCTGGATCGAGGCGACCTTTGGATCCGGGTCGACGAGCCGCGGTTCCTCGAACAGCGGCGCCACCTCTTGCCTCGGCGTCCCGTAAGCCAGGTCGGGGCCTTCGTCCGGATCGATCCGCAGGGCCGCGTCCCGCTTCTCCAGGGCTTCGCTCTTGGCGGCGAGATCGACCTCTGCCGGATCCAGTTCCAGACGCTGGTGCGACGTCGCCGCCAGAATGGTGCCGTCCTGCACCCTGACGGCTTCGTAGGCGAGCACGGCCGAGGCGTCCGAGGTGCGACGCAGCTTGCCGACGATCAGCACGTCGGCCCGCGCGCTCTCGACCAGGGCCGCCAGCAGGTTCTCCAATTCGGACTTGCGCGAGCTCGACTCGTCGATCTCGCGAATGATCGCGCCGAGCGCCTCGCGGGCAATAAACCGGTGGCGCAGGCCGCCTTGGCTCAAGAGGGAGACCAGCAATTTGTCGTTGTATTCGTTGGCGACGCTGGCCGGCAGCGTGCCCTGTCCGATCGAGAAGGGCCGGATGGCGATACGCAGCTGGTCGCTCTCCCCGGCCGCCCCGCCCGAGGCGGATTCACCCGAGGCTTCGATGCCGGCGAGGATTTCCCAGGCCAGGATGTCGAAGGGATCGAACTCGCGCAGCCGGTCGCGCGCCTCTGCCCCGGCGCTCGACAGAAGCATGGCCAGGCCGGTGGCGCAGAGTACCGCGAGGGCAGGCAAGGCGCGGCTCGGGGACCCGATCCTGGTCCGGGACCGCCTCGCGCCGTCGAAGCCGCCAAGCCGCCGACCGAGGCGGCGCGCATAGCCGGCGCCACGGTTGCTTACTTGCCTCAAAGTCATACCCCTTCTCCCAGTCGCCCGCGCGCCGACGCGCGGTCTCCTACCAATCGTCCCAGCCATCCCCTTCGCGTTCGGCCACGCTAGCCTTCTTGACCGTAAACACGTTTCCCGCCAGATCGACTTGTCCCGGCATATTCAAGTAATCCAGCATTTTATTCAAGTTTCGGTTGAGCCGGCCCCGGGCGATCCCAGTCTCGTACCAGTATTCGTGCCGCTGCTGCGTCGTGCTTACCGGCCTGTGGTGCCGGTACCCCGAGAAGACCACGAGATATTCCTCGATCTCGAAGACTTCCTCCGCGGAAAAGCCCTCGAAGACCAGGGAGTAAGCCTCGGGCATGGTCGCATAGGACTGGCCAGGCGAGCCCTCGGGCCCGGAGCGCGGCGCCAACATGGCGACCAGTCGCGCGGTCAGCTGGTCCGCCAGCTCCCGGGTCAGGGCGCGCGCCTCCCGCTCCACGGCCTCGTCAAGGCAGTCGCCGCGGCAGTTCACGGGCACCCGCTGCCAGCGGGGCGAGACGACTTGGAAACTGCCCAGGTGCTGCCCGGTCATCACGTTGAGCAGGCGCGCCGTGATCTGGGAGCCGACCCTGGTACTGTATTTCAGCCGCTCCGTCTTCGTGTCGATCGCGAAAATGACCGCGAGGTCCAGCGGCGGCCTCATGACCGACCGGGCGATCTCGACCAGCTCGGCGGTGCTTCGGGGCGCCTCGCTGCGCCCGCCGACCACACCGGCCGTCGCCGCTTCGCCGTAGACCGCGAAACCGCTTTCCTGCAAGGCAATGCTGAGTTCGTCGACCACGCCGGTGTAGAGCCGGCCGACCCGCGGCTCGTCATCGGCCGCGATCAGGAGGACGTTGGGTCCGGCGGCCTCCGCGGGGCCGTGCGTCGTCAGCCCAAGGCAGAGCGAGACCAGAACAAACAACTGTAAGTAGCGCATTGTCAAGGCCTTCCGCCGCCGCTTGCTGGAACCCAAAGATCCATGGCCACCTTGCGTCCCTTTCGCCGCGCCCGCCCCGCGAATTTCGGGTTTAGTTGCCGCATTTTAAACCATTTTACGGCAGTGGTTCCAGCACCATCCCCGGCCCCCTAAGCGGACGCCCAGCCGCGGCGGTAGCAATGTCGTCCTGCTCTTGGGGGACCAGCGAGCAAAACACTCTCACTTGTGGGGATATGGAGGGCCCAAGCCGCTTTTTCTCAACGCGGCCTCGCCCGTTTTACGAGAAACAAAGCCTCCTGTTTTCCACATGAGTTTCTCTTTGGATCGACTACTTTGCGATCAACCAACCAAATGGCTAAGCTTCTTCGATTAACACGTTCATGTTGGGGTTCCGCACCAATCGGTCAGAAAAGAACCCAAGGGCACCGTCAAGCACGGAAACTTCCAGGGCAGTCCGGCATACGACGTTCGAAACATGCTGAAGAAGCCCTTCCGACTGGCCGAGCTGGCGGCTGCGGTGCGAAGGCGCTGGCCGACTGACTCCGGGCGTCGAAAAGCAATAGCGTTTCGCCGAACAGCGATTCGACGCCCTTCACAAAAACAGCTACCTTCGCCGCCTTTCGGCGAGGCTCTCGACGGAGCTGGATCAATGGATTGCGACCACGACAAAGCCAGAGCGGGTTCACCGGGTTTGATGGGTCGCCTCTGGCGATTCGGTCAAATCCGGGTCTCCTCCAGGCCAAACGGAACGGCCCAGCCGGCATTGCCGGGTACCGCCGTCGCCTGCACGCTGGTCCTTCTGGTCCTGGCCGGCTGCGCCGCCGATGAGGCACGCCGGGCAGACAGCGCCGAGCCGACGCGGGTCATGGCCATGGCCGACGAGAACCAGGACGGCGTGGTGACACTGGAGGAGTGGGATCGGCGCAGCGACGCCCTGTTCTCGCAGATCGACCGGAGCCAGGACGGCCAGCTGGACGCGCAGGAGCTGCGAAACGGCTTCGACATCCTGGATCAGGACGGCAACGAGGTCCTGGATCTCCGCGAAGCGCCTATGGCGGTTGAATTCGCCGACTCGGACGGCGACTCGCGGGTCACCCGCGCAGAGTTCGAGGCGGCCGATTGGAACGCCAACCCGAGCGATCTGAACGATGACCGGCGGATCGACCGCAGGGAGTTCCGGCAGGCGCGCCAGCGGACGTTCCGGCGCTTCGACGACGACAAGGACCGCCGCCTGAGGGCGAACACCATCGACGAGTCGGCGCGCTTCACCCTGTTCCGCTTCTAGACTGCCCAGAGACCTTAGGGGAAATCCTCGGCGGCGAAGGTCGCGCGCGCGTCCGACGGCGGCTCTCCGGAGAAGAGGGTGACCCGCAGGAAGTAGGCCGGCACGGTGGTCTGGCCGAGCTCGAGCGACATCGACGGGCCCCTCGGGCTGCTGCGGCCCCGCCGATTGGATCGCACGATGGGCATACGCCCCGTAACGCTCGACACCGGCCCCGACGACGAAACGGTTTCCGTGCCTTCCTCGATGACGGCGAAGTGCGTCTCGCCTTGGGAACGGGTGAGATCGGCCGCCGCTTCCAGGGCGGCCTGCCGCAACTCGTCCCGCGACTGCCCTCCCCTGCCGGTGTAGCTGACGCGGAAGATCTGGGCCTCGGTCGAGGCTGGTGCCTCCACGCCCCCGACAGCGGCTGGCTCCGCCGGCGTATCCGGCGGCGGGCTGTCTTGCGCGCAGCCCCCCGCCAAGAAAACGACGATCGAGAATGAAACCGCCAGGAGGCGAGCTTGCATGGTGATCTCCGATGGTCACGCAGTTGGACGGGCACGCCGGGCGCGTCCCGACCGGTCCCGATTGTGACACGGAATGCGCGGGCTGGGACAGGCTCTCTTGCCTCGCCGCGCTTGCCATCCTCCTTCGGTGCTGGAAGGATGCCGCATTGAGAAACCGCATATTCTCAGGGGGGAAACATGGACGTTCGCGCCGCCGTCGCTTTCGAGGCTGGCAAGCCGCTCAGCATCGAAACCGTGCAGCTCGAGGGACCGCAGGCCGGCGAGGTCCTGGTCGAGATCAAGGCAACCGGCATCTGCCACACCGACGCCTTTACGCTGACCGGCGAGGATCCTGAAGGCCTCTTCCCGGCGATCCTCGGCCACGAAGGCGCGGGCGTGGTGGTCGAGGTCGGGGCCGGCGTCACCAGCCTGAAGCCGGGCGACCATGTCATCCCGCTCTACACGCCGGAATGCCGGCAGTGCGAATACTGCCTGAACCCCAAGACCAACCTTTGCCAGGCGATCCGCGCGACCCAGGGCCAGGGCCTGATGCCCGACGGCACCAGCCGTTTCTCGCTGGGCGGCAAGCAGGTGCTTCACTACATGGGGACGTCGACCTTCGCGAACTACACGGTCGCGCCCGAGATCGCCCTCGCCAAGATCCGCGAGGACGCGCCCTTCGACAAGGTGTGCTACATCGGCTGCGGGGTGACCACGGGCATAGGCGCGGTGATCAACACCGCGAAGGTCGAGCCGGGCGCCAACGTGGTCGTCTTTGGGCTCGGCGGCATCGGCCTCAACGTCATCCAGGGCGCACGCATGATCGGCGCCAACATGATCGTCGGCGTCGACCTGAACGACAGCAAGAAGTCGCTGGCCGAGAAGTTCGGCATGACCCACTTCGTCAACCCGAAGGAGGTCGGCGAAGAACTGGTGCCGCATCTGGTCGACCTTACCGGCGGCGGGGCCGACTACAGCTTCGAGTGCATCGGCAACGTCAAGACCATGCGTCAGGCGCTCGAGTGCGCCCACAAAGGCTGGGGCGTTTCCGTCATTATCGGGGTCGCCGGCGCCGGACAGGAGATCGCCACGCGCCCCTTCCAGCTGGTCACCGGGCGGGTCTGGAAGGGCACCGCCTTCGGCGGCGCACGCGGCCGCACCGACGTGCCGCAGATCGTCGACTGGTACATGGACGGCAAGATCAACATCGACGACCTGATCACCCACACCATGCCGTTGGAAGAGATCAACACCGCCTTCGACCTGATGCACGAGGGCAAGTCGATCCGCAGCGTGGTGGTCTACTGAAAAAGAAGGAGCTGAGGCGCCTCGCGGGTCTTGAGCCACGCCACGCCGCAAATCGTCCTGCCGATCTCGGCCGCCGACGACGGGCGGTTCGCTCTCTAGATCCCGACACCGGAGTGTCCCGGGCCGCGCGCTACCGTCGGCCGCGGCGGCTTTGCTTTGTCCGGCTCTGCCGAATCGGACATAGCGTGGTAGCCATTCTCATTAAAGCAGGTTAACCTTGATTTTTTGTCGTTTACGTAGCGGAGAATCATTCAATCAAGGGGGGAAGAACATGATTAGAAAACTAACATTTGTGGTAGCCGTAGGGCTCTTGTTCTTGGTGGTTTCACCGAATTATGCAAAGGCCCAGGGTATCGACTGCAACACCGCCGGGCCAAACGCTCTGCAGAACGCCATCGACGCTGGCAATTCCTTCATCCAGTTCACCGGCGTCTGCAATGAGTTGGTGTTCCTCTATCGGAGAAATATCACTCTTCAAGGCACAAACCCCGACACGACCCAAAACGTCATCGTCGGCGGGGTAACCGTCTATGCCCTGGAATCCTATTTGACCAACCTCCGAATTCAAGGCCAGTCTTTGAACATCGTGGACGGCGGCTTCGCTTTCCTCTTCGACGTGCTTGTCGACAGCACGAATTTCGGCGCTTTCATCGCCAGGAACTCCGGGGCGACGTTCAACGACGTCTTCCTCGGGCCGGCGCTGATCGACGACGGCGCTCAAGGCTGCACGCCGCTCTGCATCGGCGAGAACAGTTACCTGCGCATGGAAAACAGCACAGTGGCCGGCGATACGAGCGACCCTGTTTCCGGCGGAGCAATCACGGTCTATCGCGATGC encodes the following:
- a CDS encoding lytic transglycosylase domain-containing protein: MTDGEDLGRRAFFGFAGALLFLGGCSNGALAGRSRKRHYPRSKIKALVATEAMDMGMSVPLALAVAHAESYFDPLAESSAGARGVMQIMPATAVGEYGIDPDMLWDPRINVRLGLHFLGRLIRRYRGRVDFALSYYNGGSAVGVWPNARIIPATRKYVARVQRLEKKYRRQLAGGLA
- a CDS encoding lytic transglycosylase domain-containing protein → MRRSLRHSLGAGLAVVCAALAVPSAEAATRAQVKRIVVEESLRAGFPPSLAMAVAKAESNFTAMAKSSAGARGVMQIMPRTAKDIYGVRADELWDARLNVQLGIDFLASLIRRYKGRWDIALSHYNGGSAVGHPDNPRVIPATRGYVNKVLRLQRQYRAQAKSWVGELRSRKSAIAMIRAPYSANSERRSPDRSRLETSINDDDFAGSIEARRRQARRHLDDFAPMLLGSGG
- a CDS encoding S-(hydroxymethyl)glutathione dehydrogenase/class III alcohol dehydrogenase — its product is MDVRAAVAFEAGKPLSIETVQLEGPQAGEVLVEIKATGICHTDAFTLTGEDPEGLFPAILGHEGAGVVVEVGAGVTSLKPGDHVIPLYTPECRQCEYCLNPKTNLCQAIRATQGQGLMPDGTSRFSLGGKQVLHYMGTSTFANYTVAPEIALAKIREDAPFDKVCYIGCGVTTGIGAVINTAKVEPGANVVVFGLGGIGLNVIQGARMIGANMIVGVDLNDSKKSLAEKFGMTHFVNPKEVGEELVPHLVDLTGGGADYSFECIGNVKTMRQALECAHKGWGVSVIIGVAGAGQEIATRPFQLVTGRVWKGTAFGGARGRTDVPQIVDWYMDGKINIDDLITHTMPLEEINTAFDLMHEGKSIRSVVVY